The following proteins are co-located in the Verrucomicrobiota bacterium genome:
- a CDS encoding DUF5060 domain-containing protein — MRANDPQGESVFHYKSLSLCVFFVLSLPELLFQDSYLYTELSAEVVLTAPNGTETRRLPLFWDGGSTWKFRFSPDRIGTWGWIVASWDKGLNGRTGAFRAVNSKRKGSLRPMPDLSQPSRFPGERERLQPRPVGGELKSRSRLTFTGSFTGGPVKPLILA, encoded by the coding sequence ATACGCGCCAATGACCCACAGGGTGAATCGGTCTTTCACTATAAAAGCCTGTCACTCTGTGTGTTCTTTGTGCTCTCTTTGCCTGAACTGCTTTTCCAGGATTCATACCTTTACACCGAACTTTCGGCCGAGGTCGTGCTCACGGCGCCGAATGGGACGGAGACGCGAAGGCTGCCGCTTTTCTGGGATGGCGGTTCCACATGGAAGTTTCGCTTCTCGCCCGATCGAATCGGCACGTGGGGCTGGATCGTCGCAAGCTGGGACAAAGGATTGAATGGACGGACTGGCGCCTTCCGCGCCGTAAACTCCAAACGCAAAGGAAGCCTCCGGCCAATGCCTGACCTCAGCCAGCCTTCGCGATTCCCAGGGGAGCGGGAACGTCTGCAACCTCGCCCTGTTGGAGGCGAATTGAAATCACGTTCGCGTCTTACTTTTACTGGCAGTTTTACTGGCGGTCCGGTGAAGCCCCTGATCCTCGCCTAA